One genomic region from Spirulina subsalsa PCC 9445 encodes:
- a CDS encoding SPFH domain-containing protein → MKLWLNLLQSLPTLEDEHNQIFEQVAIQESEPIIMAQTQPASPVQAQTPGGLNTGLFVPAGTVLFIFVLLVVALWSYKLVYNITPNNEAFVRTGGLFTKQKKVIINGGCVVLPGFHELTRVPLREISIDVERTGPLAVRTQDYLRANMRVTFYVCINADEEDVSISAARLSKKGMISETDIKDALEKRADDAIRAAAKRKSLAEIDSDKLGFADEVLNLIQQDLKKVGLTLNNIAISEIEESDTYDENNFFDAQGVRLRTETIQRSIQQKREVELTTRVTIEEQELDAERKSLTIAKNKEAAKINQHEEIESLRLTQNQKLEALKAQREREIQEAKDQEAAKIERNKILQNQAVEEEEIQKKLAIQQSQISANIALEEQNKKLKVAQAIQKQEAEVAEITRQQAVDASRLRAKIEVALAEQESSVAQQEAGIAIANKEKERFLADAERAEAESAVRTAQAVEQAERERRLSMIEAEKEAQKKQIADQNVVEIDVFRRRRQAEIARQAAELEAESIRTLAEANRYKAIAEAEGKRALIDAENALSDANRTAELIKTLFPDVADHLPELAKALAPQPGVLGDARIFAFPNSNGNGNGNMGDISKLLLSTSGLSLVNTLLDEGKLGNLLGQVKQVLSSPEGNGNPPAPSPTPKTQPPLASESPESTV, encoded by the coding sequence ATGAAACTTTGGCTCAATTTACTCCAATCTTTACCCACCCTCGAAGATGAACACAATCAAATTTTCGAGCAGGTTGCTATTCAAGAAAGCGAGCCAATTATTATGGCTCAAACCCAACCAGCCTCCCCCGTCCAAGCCCAAACTCCCGGCGGCTTAAATACGGGTTTATTTGTCCCGGCCGGCACCGTTCTATTTATTTTTGTCCTGTTAGTCGTCGCCCTGTGGTCTTACAAACTGGTGTATAACATCACCCCCAATAACGAGGCCTTTGTTCGCACTGGGGGATTATTTACCAAACAGAAAAAGGTGATTATTAATGGCGGTTGTGTCGTGCTGCCCGGTTTCCATGAACTCACCCGGGTACCCTTACGGGAGATTAGCATTGATGTAGAACGCACTGGCCCCCTCGCTGTGCGGACTCAGGACTATTTGCGGGCGAATATGCGCGTCACCTTTTATGTCTGTATCAATGCCGATGAAGAAGATGTGAGCATTTCGGCCGCTCGTTTGTCGAAAAAAGGGATGATTTCCGAGACAGATATTAAAGATGCCCTTGAAAAACGGGCAGATGATGCCATTCGTGCGGCCGCTAAACGGAAGAGTTTAGCCGAAATTGACTCCGATAAGTTAGGGTTTGCGGATGAAGTTTTGAACTTAATTCAACAGGACTTAAAGAAAGTTGGTCTAACGTTGAACAATATCGCCATTTCTGAGATTGAGGAAAGCGATACTTATGACGAAAACAACTTTTTTGATGCCCAAGGGGTGCGGCTGAGAACCGAAACAATCCAGCGTTCAATTCAACAAAAACGGGAAGTCGAATTAACAACTCGTGTCACCATTGAAGAGCAAGAACTGGATGCCGAGCGGAAATCGTTGACCATTGCCAAAAACAAAGAAGCCGCCAAGATTAACCAACATGAAGAAATCGAGTCGTTGCGCTTAACCCAAAACCAAAAACTAGAGGCCTTAAAAGCCCAACGGGAGCGGGAAATTCAAGAAGCGAAAGACCAAGAAGCGGCGAAAATTGAACGGAATAAAATCCTGCAAAATCAAGCAGTGGAAGAGGAAGAAATTCAGAAAAAACTGGCCATTCAACAGAGCCAAATCTCGGCTAATATTGCCCTAGAGGAACAGAACAAAAAGCTAAAAGTTGCCCAAGCCATTCAGAAACAAGAGGCCGAAGTGGCAGAAATTACCCGACAACAGGCTGTAGACGCTTCTCGCTTGCGGGCGAAAATTGAGGTAGCCCTAGCGGAACAGGAATCGAGCGTGGCACAACAGGAAGCGGGGATCGCCATTGCCAACAAAGAAAAAGAACGATTCCTCGCCGATGCCGAACGCGCCGAGGCAGAATCGGCGGTGCGCACTGCCCAAGCGGTAGAACAGGCGGAACGGGAACGTCGCCTCTCTATGATTGAAGCCGAAAAAGAAGCCCAGAAAAAACAAATCGCCGATCAGAATGTGGTGGAAATTGATGTGTTCCGCCGTCGTCGTCAAGCGGAAATTGCGCGGCAAGCGGCGGAACTTGAAGCCGAGTCTATTCGGACGTTAGCGGAGGCGAATCGATATAAGGCGATCGCAGAAGCCGAAGGGAAACGCGCCCTCATCGACGCAGAAAACGCCCTCAGCGACGCGAACCGCACCGCAGAATTAATTAAAACCCTCTTCCCCGACGTGGCCGATCATCTGCCCGAACTCGCCAAAGCCCTCGCCCCGCAGCCCGGAGTCTTGGGGGATGCGAGGATTTTCGCCTTCCCCAACAGCAACGGCAACGGTAACGGGAACATGGGAGATATTAGTAAACTCCTCCTGTCTACCAGTGGCTTATCCCTCGTCAACACCCTATTAGATGAGGGGAAATTAGGGAATCTCTTAGGGCAAGTCAAACAGGTTTTAAGTAGTCCCGAGGGAAATGGGAATCCTCCCGCTCCCTCTCCTACCCCCAAAACCCAGCCCCCCCTAGCTTCTGAGTCGCCAGAATCTACAGTCTGA